The DNA window GTTTTTCATTAACCGGAAGTACCGATACACTTGGAATTTGGGATGCAGGCCGTGTAAGACTTGAGCATCAAGAATTTGCAACGAATCGTGTTACGCAAGTTGATGGAGCAACTACTAATAGTAACCATGCAACGCACGCGGGCTCGGGTTGTTCTGTTCTTTCGATTTAAACACACCCGACGAACGTAACAAACTGAAAAGTTCTTGCTACGATAAAGGACTGATTATACTCGGTTGTGGAGAGCGCTCGATGCGCTTCAGACCGCCACTGAATATTTCAAGGTCTGAAATCGATTTAGGAATTT is part of the Bacteroidota bacterium genome and encodes:
- a CDS encoding aminotransferase class III-fold pyridoxal phosphate-dependent enzyme: MFCSFDLNTPDERNKLKSSCYDKGLIILGCGERSMRFRPPLNISRSEIDLGISIIKGALEEL